From one Butyricimonas faecihominis genomic stretch:
- a CDS encoding D-alanine--D-alanine ligase — protein MKNIAIIAGGNSSEYEVSMKSGKNIYDEVDETRYNKYLVVLKERDWHVEIGEEKYPVDKNDFSFTRNGEKILFDFAYITIHGVPGENGLLQGYLDMMGVPYGCCNVLASALTFDKHTCNTYLKSYGVNVADSVMLIRGMAYDVNEIINEVGLPCFVKPNAEGSSFGVTKVKEAAQLEDALKKAFALCREVLIETFIDGTELTCGVVKAGDMDITMPIAEVVPKNEFFDFEAKYDPTKSDEIIPARISPELTNRIKTLSSMIYDILRCEGIIRVDYIVREDEIFMLEVNTTPGMTSNSFVPKMVRAMGGTLREVLTKIIDNKLN, from the coding sequence ATGAAAAATATTGCCATTATCGCTGGTGGAAATTCCTCAGAATATGAGGTTTCCATGAAATCTGGGAAGAATATATATGATGAGGTTGATGAAACTAGGTACAATAAATATCTTGTTGTTCTGAAAGAACGGGATTGGCACGTGGAGATCGGGGAGGAAAAATACCCCGTGGATAAGAATGATTTCTCGTTTACCCGGAACGGGGAGAAGATCTTGTTTGATTTTGCCTATATCACGATACATGGAGTCCCGGGGGAGAACGGGTTGTTGCAGGGGTATTTGGATATGATGGGTGTACCTTACGGGTGCTGTAACGTGTTGGCCTCTGCCTTGACTTTCGATAAACACACGTGTAATACTTATTTGAAGAGTTACGGGGTAAACGTGGCTGATTCCGTGATGTTGATTCGGGGAATGGCATACGACGTGAACGAGATTATCAACGAGGTGGGGTTACCTTGCTTCGTGAAACCGAATGCCGAAGGTTCCAGTTTCGGGGTGACGAAAGTAAAGGAGGCTGCCCAGTTGGAAGATGCCTTGAAAAAGGCTTTTGCTCTCTGCCGGGAAGTGTTGATCGAGACATTTATCGACGGGACGGAACTGACTTGCGGGGTCGTGAAGGCCGGGGATATGGATATTACCATGCCGATTGCCGAGGTGGTTCCGAAGAACGAGTTTTTTGATTTCGAGGCAAAATATGATCCTACGAAGTCGGATGAAATTATCCCGGCTCGCATCTCGCCCGAACTGACTAACCGGATCAAGACATTGTCTTCGATGATTTACGATATATTAAGATGTGAAGGGATCATTCGGGTGGATTATATCGTGCGGGAGGACGAGATTTTTATGTTGGAGGTGAACACTACGCCGGGAATGACTTCCAATAGTTTCGTGCCGAAGATGGTGCGTGCCATGGGAGGAACGTTGCGGGAGGTATTGACGAAGATTATAGATAACAAGTTAAACTGA
- a CDS encoding MATE family efflux transporter, giving the protein MTKINDLTQGSISKGIWSMAIPLITASFVQMAYSMTDMIWLGHLGSESVAAVGVAGFFTWLGNALSFISKVGAEVTISQSLGARASKRTRAYANQSAMLSSIIALGYACFIYIAAPMLVGLFHLEENISELSIMYMRLITPGLFFTFNNNTYSGLYNGQGNSKTPLKIVATGLIFNIILDPLLIYGYSFVPAMGTAGAAIATTFSQLVVFSIFIYNLYFRNSSIGKLYFVTRLRARFVKRVVSLGLPVSMQSALFAMFSLTLATVAAQWGHIGVAVQSVGAQIEAITWMTAAGFSTALAAFTGQNFGARNLDRIRLGYHYTLKLAGGIALIACLAFLFFSKEIFSVFINEPQTLVAGSAYLKILAISQIFSAIEQVTAGAFNGCGRTTPPAIVGIILTGARIPLAYYLVSFPTLGLNGIWWSISISSVMKGIVLAIWYQSFQKRLLSGRYKPTGILGKMHAVASRLWQQFN; this is encoded by the coding sequence ATGACAAAGATAAACGACCTGACACAAGGCAGCATCAGCAAGGGAATTTGGAGTATGGCAATTCCCCTTATCACGGCCTCTTTCGTTCAAATGGCATACAGCATGACCGACATGATCTGGCTGGGACATCTAGGTAGCGAAAGCGTGGCCGCAGTCGGTGTCGCCGGATTCTTCACGTGGTTAGGTAACGCTTTATCATTCATTAGTAAAGTCGGGGCAGAGGTCACGATCTCCCAATCCTTGGGGGCTCGGGCAAGCAAAAGGACCCGGGCATACGCCAACCAATCGGCCATGTTGTCATCCATCATTGCCTTGGGTTACGCTTGTTTTATTTATATCGCGGCTCCCATGCTGGTCGGGTTGTTTCACTTGGAAGAGAATATCTCGGAACTGTCCATCATGTACATGCGCCTGATCACACCCGGACTGTTCTTCACGTTCAATAACAACACGTATAGCGGGCTATATAATGGGCAAGGAAACAGTAAAACCCCGTTGAAGATTGTCGCCACCGGATTAATATTCAACATCATTCTTGATCCGCTATTAATATACGGGTACAGTTTTGTTCCCGCAATGGGAACGGCAGGGGCAGCCATTGCCACGACCTTCTCCCAGTTAGTCGTGTTTTCCATCTTCATTTATAACCTTTATTTCCGTAATTCATCCATCGGAAAACTCTACTTTGTCACCCGGCTAAGAGCCCGGTTCGTGAAACGCGTCGTCTCGCTCGGTTTACCCGTAAGCATGCAAAGTGCTTTATTCGCCATGTTCTCCTTGACTCTGGCCACCGTGGCGGCCCAATGGGGACATATCGGGGTTGCCGTGCAAAGCGTGGGCGCCCAGATAGAGGCGATCACGTGGATGACCGCCGCCGGTTTTTCCACCGCGTTGGCAGCTTTTACTGGACAAAACTTCGGAGCCCGCAACTTGGACCGCATACGCTTGGGATACCATTACACGTTGAAACTCGCCGGGGGAATCGCCTTGATCGCTTGTCTCGCCTTTCTGTTTTTCAGCAAAGAAATATTCAGCGTGTTTATCAACGAACCGCAGACACTTGTTGCAGGAAGTGCATACCTGAAAATTCTCGCTATTTCCCAAATATTCTCAGCCATCGAACAGGTCACCGCCGGGGCTTTCAACGGTTGCGGACGTACCACCCCGCCCGCCATCGTGGGAATCATCCTCACGGGAGCCAGAATCCCGTTGGCCTATTACTTGGTTTCCTTCCCCACGCTCGGCCTAAACGGCATCTGGTGGAGCATCTCGATCTCCAGCGTGATGAAGGGCATCGTGCTGGCTATCTGGTATCAATCATTTCAAAAACGCCTACTAAGTGGACGCTACAAACCCACTGGAATCCTAGGAAAAATGCACGCCGTGGCAAGTCGTCTTTGGCAGCAATTTAATTGA
- the mdh gene encoding malate dehydrogenase yields MKVTVVGAGNVGATCANCIAEKDIVNEVVLLDIKEGVAEGKSLDMWQTAPINLYDTRIKGVTNDYEATNNSEVVVITSGLPRKPGMSRDDLIATNAGIVKSVTENIIKHSPNAKIIIVSNPLDVMCYCAYLTAKVDSSRVFGMAGILDTARYRAFLAEALNVSPKDIQALLLGGHGDTMVPLPRYTTVSGIPVTDLIDHDTLNAIIERTKVGGGELVKLMGTSAWYAPGAAAAQMVEAIVCNHRRVFPVCALLNGEYGMNNIYLGVPVILGKNGIEKIIEVKLDKDEQELLAQSAKAVRSVMDVLDNMKLF; encoded by the coding sequence ATGAAAGTAACAGTTGTAGGAGCAGGAAACGTTGGTGCAACTTGCGCGAACTGCATCGCTGAAAAGGACATCGTGAATGAAGTTGTTCTTCTGGACATTAAAGAAGGCGTTGCAGAAGGTAAATCATTGGATATGTGGCAAACCGCCCCGATCAATCTTTATGACACCCGTATCAAAGGTGTAACTAACGATTACGAGGCTACCAATAATTCAGAAGTTGTGGTAATCACTTCAGGTCTTCCCCGTAAACCGGGTATGAGCCGTGATGACTTAATCGCAACAAACGCCGGTATTGTAAAATCAGTTACTGAAAATATTATCAAACATTCTCCGAATGCCAAGATTATTATCGTGTCTAACCCGCTTGACGTAATGTGCTACTGCGCTTACTTGACTGCCAAAGTCGATTCAAGTCGTGTATTCGGTATGGCCGGTATTTTGGATACCGCCCGTTACAGAGCATTCCTAGCTGAAGCATTGAATGTTTCCCCGAAAGATATTCAAGCCTTGTTATTAGGTGGACACGGGGACACGATGGTTCCGCTCCCAAGATACACCACGGTTTCAGGTATTCCTGTAACTGACTTGATTGACCATGACACGTTGAACGCTATCATCGAAAGAACGAAAGTTGGCGGTGGCGAACTAGTTAAATTGATGGGTACTTCAGCATGGTACGCTCCCGGTGCAGCAGCCGCTCAAATGGTTGAGGCAATCGTGTGCAACCACAGAAGAGTATTCCCGGTTTGCGCTTTGTTGAATGGCGAATACGGAATGAACAACATCTATTTAGGAGTTCCGGTAATCTTGGGTAAGAATGGTATCGAGAAAATTATCGAGGTAAAACTTGACAAGGACGAACAAGAATTATTGGCTCAATCAGCTAAAGCTGTTAGATCAGTAATGGATGTACTTGACAACATGAAATTATTTTAA
- a CDS encoding winged helix-turn-helix domain-containing protein gives MKEYLENINKAFESKARLGIMSILVVNESVDFVTLKNLLDLTDGNLASHTRSLEELGYIQCQKQFIGRRPNTTFSVTQKGREAFAKHLNALEEFLKNQNI, from the coding sequence ATGAAAGAATACCTTGAAAATATAAACAAGGCTTTTGAAAGCAAGGCACGCCTAGGAATCATGTCCATCTTGGTTGTCAACGAATCGGTAGATTTCGTAACACTCAAGAATTTACTCGATCTCACGGACGGGAATCTAGCCAGCCACACAAGGAGTCTTGAGGAATTGGGATATATCCAATGCCAGAAACAATTCATCGGACGACGCCCCAACACGACGTTCTCCGTCACGCAGAAAGGCCGGGAAGCTTTTGCGAAACATTTAAACGCCTTGGAAGAGTTTTTAAAGAATCAGAATATATAA
- the creD gene encoding cell envelope integrity protein CreD has protein sequence MDEQTAKNQKENGTRKSLNKQDSLVLKIVLIAFLILLSFIPMSMIRGLINEREMTADAAAQEVQQKWSKSQTLIGPILTIPYFYQNEKGENKKGYINYLPEQLNITGDVNTQELKRGLYEIIVYNSTLEITGTFSARDLKESNLFPNDKLIEGATINLGISDLRGINEQISLEWDNRKLNFTPGVDPHSLVVSGISSKITPQQLFANDSIVHFTIKLKLKGSESIQFTPLGRTTKVAIRSNCQTPSFNGAFLPTEREVSPEGFTSKWEVLEFNRNYSQILKESPYRATTNAYRDITDDNLGFQYTNYAITESTFGVDLLFPVDQYQKSTRSAKYAFLIIILTFVVSFFVEIFQKKNIHPVQYLLVGLALCLFYTLLVSTSEHIGFTPAYIISALMTTLLITFYMIGILKIKKTALTIGGLLACLYAYIFFLIQLETYALLVGSIGLFVILAIIMYFSQKINWYNNQ, from the coding sequence ATGGACGAACAAACAGCAAAAAATCAAAAAGAGAACGGCACACGAAAAAGTCTCAACAAACAAGACTCTTTAGTTCTAAAGATCGTACTCATAGCCTTCCTTATCCTCTTGTCTTTCATCCCCATGAGCATGATTCGAGGGCTAATCAATGAAAGGGAAATGACAGCAGATGCTGCCGCACAAGAGGTTCAACAAAAATGGAGCAAGTCTCAAACCCTCATTGGTCCGATATTAACCATCCCTTATTTTTACCAGAACGAAAAAGGAGAGAACAAAAAGGGATATATCAATTATCTTCCCGAACAACTGAATATCACTGGAGACGTCAACACGCAGGAACTCAAACGAGGATTATATGAAATTATCGTTTACAATTCCACGCTGGAGATTACCGGGACATTCTCGGCCAGAGACTTAAAAGAAAGCAACCTATTCCCCAACGACAAATTGATTGAAGGTGCCACAATCAACCTTGGAATCAGTGATTTGCGAGGAATCAACGAACAAATCTCGCTGGAATGGGACAACCGGAAACTGAATTTCACACCGGGGGTTGATCCCCACAGCCTCGTCGTTTCCGGCATATCATCGAAAATCACGCCACAACAACTGTTTGCAAACGATTCGATCGTTCATTTCACGATAAAACTCAAACTGAAAGGCTCCGAGTCCATTCAATTTACCCCTCTTGGCAGAACAACAAAAGTCGCCATTCGTTCAAATTGTCAAACCCCAAGCTTTAATGGAGCCTTTTTACCCACGGAACGAGAGGTCTCGCCAGAAGGTTTCACGAGCAAATGGGAAGTACTGGAATTCAACCGGAACTATTCACAGATTCTCAAAGAGAGTCCCTATCGTGCCACCACGAACGCATACAGGGACATAACGGATGACAATTTGGGATTCCAATACACGAACTACGCCATTACGGAATCCACATTCGGGGTAGATCTCCTGTTCCCGGTAGACCAATACCAGAAATCCACACGCTCCGCTAAATACGCCTTTTTAATCATCATATTGACTTTCGTTGTCAGTTTCTTCGTGGAAATATTCCAGAAAAAGAACATTCACCCGGTTCAATATTTACTTGTCGGGCTGGCCCTATGCTTGTTCTACACGCTATTAGTCTCCACGTCCGAACATATCGGATTCACCCCTGCCTATATCATCTCTGCTCTCATGACTACTTTACTAATCACATTCTACATGATCGGTATTTTAAAAATAAAGAAAACGGCATTAACGATCGGGGGACTTCTGGCTTGCCTTTACGCCTACATTTTCTTCCTGATCCAACTGGAAACCTACGCCTTGCTGGTGGGGAGCATCGGATTATTCGTTATCTTAGCGATTATCATGTATTTCTCTCAAAAAATAAACTGGTATAATAACCAATAA
- a CDS encoding retropepsin-like aspartic protease: MEIKIPIEIVELEDNSFHIIVSLQIGSIEGDFIIDTGASVTVIDKLTPFSYEPLDDVSEINSGGVCGEINEVQLVNITALQIDNHTIENIHAAVIDLQYVNSLYDKHLQRRVAGLLGSDFLVRHEAVIDYGNKELTLKVSA, encoded by the coding sequence ATGGAGATAAAGATTCCGATAGAGATCGTTGAACTGGAAGATAACAGCTTTCACATCATCGTCTCTCTGCAAATCGGTAGCATTGAGGGAGATTTCATTATAGACACGGGAGCATCCGTGACGGTCATAGACAAACTTACACCGTTTAGCTATGAACCGCTGGATGATGTTTCCGAGATTAACTCCGGGGGGGTGTGCGGAGAAATTAATGAGGTCCAGCTTGTGAATATCACGGCTCTACAGATCGATAACCACACAATCGAGAATATCCACGCGGCAGTCATCGACTTGCAGTACGTGAATTCTCTATACGACAAACACCTGCAGCGCAGGGTTGCCGGATTGTTGGGGAGTGATTTTCTCGTTAGGCATGAGGCGGTCATTGATTATGGAAATAAGGAGTTAACATTAAAAGTATCTGCCTAA
- the secDF gene encoding protein translocase subunit SecDF, whose amino-acid sequence MQNKGAITLLAVALALVSLYQLFFTYKTNQVENAAKEFANGNPIKEKEYLDSVANQPVYNFLGLAKFTYKECKELELNLGLDLKGGMNVTMEVDVVDVVKSLANHSTDPAFNQAIEEAVKMRVSSPKDFVTLFGEAFEKIAPGAQLASPAIFGTHEMKEKIKVGASNKEVLDVIRKEADGAIDNTFNILRTRIDRFGVAQPNIRKADISGRIVIELPGIKEPQRVRELLQGTAALEFYETFDNAKGQDAGEDAFINYLAAADQKLKEVLDAQASKVANEETTAQVTDTTKVQDKESAILDAIKGESDSLKTVTSMAEYEKEHPLLAILSPNMTQQGQPVGGSTIGYANIKDTAKINAYLRLPQVKAAFPRNARLLWEMKAVNGMVPLHAIKITTRNGKAPLEGDAVIDARQDYDQQGRPVVSMQMNGEGTKTWARLTKDNIGRCIAIVLDGMVASSPNVNDEIKGGSSQISGRFDVKEAGDLANILKSGKLPAPARIIADEVVGASLGQEAIQSGMWSFIIAFVLVLAYMLFFYSKNAGLAADIALLANLFFLFGILASIGAVLTLPGIAGIVLTMGMAVDANVLIYERIQEEIRAGKGLKLAIKEGYSNAYSAIIDGQLTTLLTGFILYYFGEGPIKGFATTLIIGILSSLFTAIFITRLILERAASKSDNVTFTTPLTANWLRNTKFPFLKKRKISYTISGIVIVLCFVSLFTRGLDKGIDFVGGRTYTVTFAQDVQVGDVAEKLAEVYGSAPEVKTVGTANNVKITTKYRIAETGAEVDANVDSLLYIGLQEILPAGTDYETFRSVNLQQTQKIGPAVAEDMTRAAVWSVLFALIGIFIYIMVRFSRWQYGAGAVVGLAHNTIIVIGAFSLFAGLLPFSLEVDQSFIAAVLTVVGYTINDTVVVFDRIREYRKLYPKRDDEQVVNDALNSTLRRTFSTSLSTIVVLLAIFVFGGASIKGFIFALLVGIIVGTYSSLFIATPISFDLTRRFKKKVEEKK is encoded by the coding sequence ATGCAGAATAAAGGAGCGATTACACTACTCGCTGTTGCTTTGGCATTGGTGAGTCTTTATCAGTTGTTTTTTACTTATAAAACCAACCAGGTAGAGAACGCGGCGAAGGAGTTCGCCAACGGTAACCCTATTAAAGAGAAAGAGTATTTAGATTCGGTCGCAAACCAACCCGTCTACAATTTCCTCGGTTTGGCCAAATTCACTTACAAGGAATGTAAGGAGTTGGAACTGAACCTCGGTTTGGACTTGAAGGGTGGTATGAACGTGACCATGGAAGTTGACGTGGTAGACGTGGTAAAAAGTCTAGCAAACCACAGCACGGATCCCGCTTTCAATCAAGCAATCGAGGAAGCCGTGAAGATGAGAGTTTCCAGCCCGAAAGACTTCGTAACCCTTTTCGGTGAGGCTTTCGAAAAAATTGCCCCGGGAGCGCAACTGGCATCCCCGGCTATTTTCGGTACTCACGAAATGAAAGAAAAGATCAAAGTCGGAGCTAGCAACAAGGAAGTTCTTGACGTGATCCGCAAAGAGGCTGACGGAGCTATCGACAACACGTTTAACATTCTTCGTACTCGTATCGACCGTTTTGGTGTTGCTCAACCCAATATCCGTAAAGCTGACATCTCCGGAAGAATCGTTATCGAGTTGCCGGGTATCAAGGAACCGCAACGTGTGAGAGAGTTGTTACAAGGAACTGCCGCTTTGGAATTCTATGAAACATTCGACAACGCAAAGGGACAAGATGCCGGAGAAGATGCATTCATCAACTACTTGGCAGCCGCTGATCAAAAACTAAAAGAGGTTCTTGACGCCCAAGCATCCAAAGTTGCGAATGAAGAAACAACTGCTCAGGTAACTGACACGACTAAAGTGCAAGATAAAGAATCAGCCATCCTAGACGCGATCAAAGGTGAATCCGATTCATTGAAAACGGTAACCAGCATGGCTGAATACGAGAAAGAACATCCACTTCTTGCCATATTATCACCCAACATGACTCAACAAGGTCAACCCGTGGGTGGTTCTACAATTGGATATGCCAACATTAAAGATACGGCTAAAATTAACGCCTATTTAAGATTACCGCAAGTAAAAGCAGCTTTCCCCAGAAACGCACGTTTGTTGTGGGAAATGAAAGCTGTAAATGGCATGGTTCCTTTACACGCGATCAAGATTACCACTCGTAACGGTAAAGCCCCACTTGAAGGAGACGCTGTAATTGATGCAAGACAAGACTATGATCAACAAGGTCGTCCGGTTGTTTCCATGCAGATGAACGGAGAGGGAACCAAAACATGGGCTCGTTTGACAAAAGATAATATCGGACGTTGCATCGCTATCGTACTTGACGGTATGGTTGCATCCTCTCCCAACGTAAACGACGAGATTAAGGGCGGTAGCTCTCAGATTTCCGGACGTTTTGACGTGAAAGAGGCAGGAGACCTTGCAAACATCTTGAAATCCGGTAAATTACCCGCCCCCGCACGTATCATCGCTGACGAGGTGGTTGGAGCATCACTGGGACAAGAGGCTATTCAATCCGGTATGTGGTCATTCATCATTGCGTTCGTGTTGGTATTGGCCTATATGTTATTCTTTTATAGTAAGAATGCCGGTTTGGCTGCCGATATCGCATTGCTCGCCAACTTGTTCTTCTTGTTCGGTATTCTGGCATCCATTGGAGCCGTATTGACCTTACCCGGTATTGCCGGTATCGTGTTGACCATGGGTATGGCCGTCGATGCCAACGTGTTGATCTACGAACGTATCCAAGAGGAAATCAGAGCCGGTAAGGGATTGAAACTTGCAATCAAGGAAGGTTACAGTAATGCCTACTCGGCTATTATCGACGGTCAGTTGACCACGTTATTAACTGGATTTATCCTGTACTACTTCGGAGAAGGCCCGATCAAAGGTTTCGCAACCACGTTGATCATCGGTATCCTTTCTTCTCTATTCACAGCAATCTTCATCACTCGTTTGATCCTTGAAAGAGCTGCATCCAAGAGTGACAATGTTACCTTCACAACCCCGTTAACTGCAAACTGGTTGAGAAATACCAAGTTTCCGTTTTTGAAAAAACGGAAAATCAGTTACACGATTTCCGGTATCGTGATTGTACTTTGTTTCGTATCCCTGTTTACTAGAGGTTTGGATAAAGGTATCGACTTCGTGGGAGGTAGAACTTATACCGTGACTTTTGCACAAGACGTACAAGTGGGTGATGTTGCAGAGAAACTGGCAGAAGTTTACGGAAGCGCTCCGGAAGTGAAGACCGTAGGAACTGCAAATAACGTGAAGATCACCACGAAATACCGGATTGCTGAAACCGGAGCTGAGGTTGATGCGAATGTGGACTCATTATTATATATCGGGTTACAAGAAATTCTTCCCGCCGGAACAGACTACGAAACTTTCCGCAGCGTGAACTTGCAACAGACACAAAAGATCGGACCCGCCGTGGCTGAGGACATGACAAGAGCTGCTGTATGGTCCGTATTATTCGCCTTGATCGGTATCTTTATCTACATTATGGTACGATTCTCCAGATGGCAATATGGTGCCGGAGCTGTTGTCGGCTTGGCTCATAACACGATCATCGTAATCGGGGCATTCTCCTTGTTTGCAGGTCTGTTACCGTTCTCTTTGGAAGTTGATCAATCCTTTATCGCTGCCGTGTTGACGGTTGTTGGTTACACAATCAACGATACCGTGGTTGTATTCGACCGTATCCGTGAGTACCGTAAACTATACCCCAAACGTGATGATGAACAAGTAGTAAATGATGCGTTGAACTCTACGTTACGTCGTACATTCAGTACTTCATTGTCAACCATCGTCGTGTTGTTAGCGATATTCGTTTTCGGTGGTGCTTCAATCAAGGGATTCATTTTCGCCTTGTTAGTAGGTATCATTGTCGGTACATACTCATCACTGTTCATCGCAACTCCTATTTCTTTCGACTTAACCAGAAGATTCAAAAAGAAAGTAGAAGAGAAGAAATAA
- a CDS encoding (2Fe-2S) ferredoxin domain-containing protein, whose amino-acid sequence MSKRQIRICLGSSCFSRGNNTNLGAIKKYLSENNLEAEIDFCGHLCEELCSKGPIIRIDDKVYEEVNLSRLYKILQEEFPCN is encoded by the coding sequence ATGTCAAAGCGTCAGATCAGAATCTGTTTAGGAAGTTCTTGTTTTTCCCGGGGAAACAATACCAACCTCGGAGCAATTAAGAAATATCTGAGTGAAAATAACTTGGAAGCAGAGATCGATTTCTGCGGGCATTTGTGCGAGGAATTGTGTAGTAAGGGTCCTATTATCCGGATCGATGACAAAGTGTATGAAGAAGTAAATCTATCGCGTTTGTACAAAATCTTACAAGAAGAATTCCCATGCAACTGA
- a CDS encoding [Fe-Fe] hydrogenase large subunit C-terminal domain-containing protein — protein sequence MQLRPIYTEPDNCQDCYKCIRECPVKAIRMENNQASIIEDRCIYCGHCTQVCPTGAKKIRDGLTRAKLTLTQNPKVILSLAPSYVSEFEGIHSSVLIAAIKRLGFTSVSETALGAEIVTDRTEKFLEEAENGVYISSACPVVVEYIRKYSPDHARFITPIISPMLAHAKILKQLYGEDVKIVFAGPCICKKLEADYFNNLVDVVITFKDLKKWFEQSDINLKNIAPNQPEARFVPYRSGLGAYYPIEGGMLKGMQEGKKQIHHMAFSELSTVKDVLKELDSHRENDSIFLELLACKGGCINGPAKLSHISPALKRYEIIHQSELGNPKDDFKNIDLQILFCKDPHVQDHTYTEEEIKQAMAVVGKTGPEDELNCSGCGYDTCRDFAIAMLEGRAEENMCVSYMRRIAHDKATVLLQKIPAGVLLVNSELKVVDMNQSCATLMGEDIASIYEVDPGLNGMELKNICSYEDLFRAVLTTGKEIIERQVREEDRTWIISIYNIQPHRLVFGLLQDLREPYVRKEWMLEKTQEVIKKHMETVQQVACLLGENAAFTDATLRSVMEAYKKNDQKKPL from the coding sequence ATGCAACTGAGACCCATCTATACAGAACCGGACAATTGTCAGGATTGTTATAAATGTATCCGGGAATGTCCCGTGAAGGCAATCCGGATGGAAAACAACCAAGCATCTATCATTGAAGATCGTTGCATCTACTGCGGGCATTGCACGCAAGTGTGTCCAACCGGGGCTAAAAAGATACGTGACGGGTTAACCCGTGCGAAATTAACCCTTACGCAGAATCCCAAAGTCATTCTATCACTGGCCCCCTCGTACGTGAGTGAATTCGAAGGAATTCATTCCAGTGTGCTGATTGCCGCCATCAAACGTTTAGGTTTCACAAGTGTATCGGAAACTGCCCTTGGAGCTGAAATCGTCACGGATAGAACCGAGAAATTCCTAGAAGAAGCCGAAAATGGCGTGTACATCTCTTCGGCTTGTCCGGTTGTTGTTGAATATATCCGAAAATATTCCCCGGATCACGCACGTTTTATCACACCGATTATTTCTCCCATGCTGGCTCACGCCAAGATTCTGAAACAATTGTACGGGGAAGATGTGAAAATCGTGTTTGCAGGTCCCTGTATCTGCAAGAAGTTGGAAGCTGACTACTTTAACAATCTAGTTGACGTGGTGATCACGTTCAAGGACCTGAAAAAATGGTTCGAACAATCCGACATCAACTTGAAAAATATCGCACCAAATCAACCGGAGGCCCGCTTCGTGCCTTACCGTTCCGGCTTGGGCGCTTACTACCCTATCGAAGGTGGGATGCTAAAAGGGATGCAAGAGGGCAAAAAACAAATACATCACATGGCTTTCTCGGAACTTTCAACCGTGAAAGACGTGTTGAAAGAACTGGATTCACACCGGGAGAACGATTCCATTTTCTTGGAATTATTGGCTTGCAAGGGCGGATGCATCAACGGTCCTGCCAAATTGAGCCACATATCCCCGGCCTTAAAAAGATACGAGATTATTCATCAATCAGAATTGGGAAACCCCAAGGATGATTTCAAAAATATCGATTTGCAGATTCTATTCTGCAAAGACCCTCACGTGCAAGATCACACCTACACGGAAGAGGAAATCAAACAGGCTATGGCCGTCGTGGGCAAAACCGGACCTGAAGACGAATTAAATTGTAGTGGTTGCGGTTACGACACTTGTCGTGATTTCGCCATTGCCATGCTGGAAGGGCGGGCCGAAGAAAATATGTGTGTATCTTACATGAGAAGAATCGCACATGATAAGGCCACCGTACTCCTCCAAAAGATTCCGGCCGGAGTATTACTCGTCAACTCGGAATTGAAAGTCGTAGACATGAATCAATCCTGCGCCACACTCATGGGAGAGGACATTGCCTCTATTTACGAGGTCGATCCCGGTTTGAACGGTATGGAGCTGAAAAACATCTGTTCCTACGAGGACTTGTTCCGTGCCGTGTTGACAACCGGTAAGGAAATTATCGAACGACAGGTACGGGAAGAAGACCGCACATGGATTATATCCATCTATAACATACAACCTCACCGGTTGGTTTTCGGGTTATTACAGGATTTACGCGAACCTTATGTCCGTAAAGAATGGATGCTCGAAAAGACCCAAGAAGTAATCAAGAAACACATGGAAACCGTCCAGCAAGTAGCTTGTTTGCTTGGAGAAAATGCCGCTTTCACGGATGCAACGTTACGCTCCGTAATGGAGGCTTACAAGAAAAATGATCAAAAGAAACCACTCTAA